CACCGCGTACCGCCACTTCAGCGCGCCCGTGCGGCGCTCGACGCGCAGCACTTCGTTCCGCTGGGCGTCGACCAGCAGCAGATCGCTATCGGGATCGACGGTGATGGGCCGCGGGACGTAGCTGGTGTCGTAACCGACGAAGCGGCGCCAGAGAATCTGGCCGGTGTCGGCCTCGAAACAAAACACCGCGCCGCCGGCCAGCATCTCGACCAACCGGCCCTTGACGCCCGGCGCGTCTTTGCCTTGCCGGCCGCCCAGCACGACTTCTGCTTTGACCGGCGATTGGGTATCGGCCGGCGCCGCCTCCTGGGATTCGGGCTTGTAGACCACGGCCTGCTGTTCGGCTTTCGACAGAGACAGCACCGCGGTTTGCAGCGCTTCGTTGCCGGCCAGCGCCGGATACTGCTTCAGCAGCGTTTTGCGGATTTGATAGGCGGCTTGCGGCGATCCTTCGGCGATCGCCTTCTCGATTCCGGCGACGGCGTCGCTCAGCGCCTGGTCGCGGCCCATCGTGCGCTTGGTCAGTTCGAGCGAGGCCCGCACGTCGGCCAACTTCTGCTCGGGTCGCAACGACTTGCGGATGTACTTGTCGACGAGCTTGAGCGTTTCTTCTCCTTCTTCGACGAGCTTCGTGTCGGGCTTGGCGGCCGCTTGTTTCGCCAGGCCCTCGGCGATTTGCGGCAACAGGGCCCGCAGCTCGTCTTGCGCCTCGCCGAACTTTTCTTCGGTCGCGATCTCGCTCAAAATCCCCTTGGCGGTCGCCAAGGTCTTCGAGAAATCGCGGGCGCCCTCCACGGCCTGGCGCATGCGGGCCATGCCACGTTGCACGCGGCCGATGCTCGCTTGCGGATCGTCGGGGAAGTCTTGCAAAAACTTGTCGTAGGCCCCGATGGCCTGGGTGTACGAGCCCGCCTTGTAAAAATCGTTCGCCTGGCGATAGGCTTCTTCGCCCGTCAAGCGGCCGAGCCGCCAGTACAGCACGCCGCCGACGATCGAGAGCAGCAACACGGTCCCGCCGACGGTCAGCAACAGTGGAGAATCCCAGATGTTGCGCTGTGCGGCCTGGGCCCTTTTCCGCTGGCGCTCTTCGCCGATCGCTTCCGCCTGCGCATAACCGCCTTGCCCGTTCGCGGCGCCGAAAATGTCGGCATCGGCTGCCGCTTCATAGGCCGGTTCGGGCGGTGGCGCTCGGCGGCCGGAAGCCGGCTTCGGGGAGCCGGCCCACCGCGCGGCGGGCTGCTTGTTCGAGGGCGGCGCCGGTGCCGTCGCGGGCTCCGTCGCCTGGGCCGCATCGTCCTGCGGAAACAACTCCAGATCGTCATCGACCTGCGGAACCTTGGGGGCCGCGGCTCTCGGCGCCGACGTCTTGGCCGGTCTCGGCGGCGGTGGAGCGGCCGGCGCCTCGTCGTCCACGAGCTTCAAATCGTCGTCGGGCGGTGCCGGCCGGGCAGCCGACGCCGTCGTGCCGCCGGCGCGGGCGATCAGCCGACGCCCCTGCTCCGAGGTAATGTGCTCTTTCTGCACCAGCCACTTGATGGCCGATTTCAGGTCCGCCGGCTGCTTCGATTTCTCCAATCTTTGGCGCAGCTCATCGACGACCTCGTCGGAAACGAGATTGCTGTCTTCGATCGTCGCGATGATGGTGGAGATATCGGGCATCAAAGGGTTCAGGGTTCAGGGTTCAGGGTTCAGGGTTCAGGGGTAGGGTGGGACCAGCGAGCTTGCGAGCGCCGACCCACCATCGTCAGGCATCAGGCATCAGGTTGTTTGTGCTGACGCCTGACGCCTGAAACCTGACGCCGCAAATCGGTGGGCCGGCGCTCGCAAGCTCGCTGGTCCCACCCTACACATTAGAATTCGTCATCCCCTCCGCTGGCAAGCCGCACGTCGTCGATGCCGGCGGCCGTGCCCATGTCGAGCGCCATCACCACCGTCTCGTGCCGCGCCTCGCCGCTGGCCATCACCAGCAGCTTGGAGGGACCTTCCGACTCGGTGCCCGCGTCGCCGCTGCGGGCGTCTTTCAGCTTGGCCAACAAGTCTTGGGCGCTGGGGGCCTCGGAGTCGTTCACCCAAACGGTATTGTCTTTGTCGATGCGCACGATGATGTAGTCGTCGTCCTGCTCCAGCTCTTCCACCGTGCGGCTTTGCGTCGAACTGTCGGTGGGGTCGGGCGTGGGAATCTTGATCGACTTCTGCAAGGCAAAGGCCGCCGTGACCATGAAAAAGATCAATAGCAGAAACGTGACGTCGACCATCGGCGTCATGTCGAGCCCGTCGTCCTGAGTGCCCGACGGCTTGCCGCCGATCACCGGCTCTTCGTCGCCGGTGGCCGGCAGCGGCGCGGCCGATGAGGTCACCGACATGGAGGGCACCGCATGCACGATTTCCAGCTCTTCGCCCGCCGGCACCGTCTGCACTCCGCCGCAGCCGGAGCATTGCACCTGCCGCCCGACGTACTCCTCGGGCGCCTTCAGACGCTTGCCGCAGTCGGAGCAATTGAAGCGGACCATGGGCTATTTCGACTCCATCACCGCCAGGTTCAGCCCCACGTCGCCGACGGAGCCGGCCGCGCTGGCCACGCGCGACACGTCGCGGTGCAGCACGCCTTTTTCGGCTTTGATCAGAATGTTCGCTTTTCCGGCGGCCAACGCTTCTTCGACCGCCTGTTTGATGACCGCGTCCTGTTCGGCGGGCGTGCCCTCGAGGGCTTTGCCCACCTTGCCGTCGGCCAGGTAGATATCGGCCGGTTTTCCCTCGCCGGCATCGGCCACCGAAATAATGAATGAGTCCTGAACGCTCACGCCCACCCCGTGCTTGGCCGGCGCCAGCTCGAGCGCGGTCTGAGCGTCGGGCGTCGAGGTGACCGTGAAAAAGATCAACAGCAAGAACGTGCAGTCGATCATCGGAGTGATGTCCATCTCCGTGTCTTCGACCGCCGCCTTGCGCGGTTTAATCGCCGGCTCGTCCGGTTCGTCGTGCGGATTGTAGTGGGCTTCGAATTCGTTCGTCATAGGAAATTACCGGCACGCTCACGCGTGCCGCTCGCCTAGCTCCGCACCGGCTCGGCCGGCTGTTGCTCGAACGTCGCC
Above is a window of Pirellulales bacterium DNA encoding:
- a CDS encoding biopolymer transporter ExbD; this translates as MTNEFEAHYNPHDEPDEPAIKPRKAAVEDTEMDITPMIDCTFLLLIFFTVTSTPDAQTALELAPAKHGVGVSVQDSFIISVADAGEGKPADIYLADGKVGKALEGTPAEQDAVIKQAVEEALAAGKANILIKAEKGVLHRDVSRVASAAGSVGDVGLNLAVMESK
- a CDS encoding biopolymer transporter ExbD codes for the protein MVRFNCSDCGKRLKAPEEYVGRQVQCSGCGGVQTVPAGEELEIVHAVPSMSVTSSAAPLPATGDEEPVIGGKPSGTQDDGLDMTPMVDVTFLLLIFFMVTAAFALQKSIKIPTPDPTDSSTQSRTVEELEQDDDYIIVRIDKDNTVWVNDSEAPSAQDLLAKLKDARSGDAGTESEGPSKLLVMASGEARHETVVMALDMGTAAGIDDVRLASGGDDEF